The following proteins are encoded in a genomic region of Helicobacter sp. MIT 21-1697:
- the tyrS gene encoding tyrosine--tRNA ligase — translation MKIKQAMQELKRGCVEFIGEEYIRDLVERFYNTGERFCVKAGFDPTAPDLHLGHTVLLQKLATFQRYGGNVKFLIGDFTATIGDPSGKSETRKPLSREQVEANALTYKEQVFKVLDPQYTQICFNSKWLNELGALGLITLTSHFSVARMLERDDFTKRYSNNQSISIVEFIYPLLQGYDSVALNCDIELGGNDQKFNLLVGRSLQRAYKLNKEQSVMTMPLLEGLDGVQKMSKSLNNYIGVTESANTMYAKILSISDEMMWRYYELLSSLSLQEIFALKEQVNAGNAHPKVVKEQLALEITTRYHNIDLAKQAKIAFDNVFSKDEIPTDLAVFTCNEGEWIAKVLVIARLCESTSQARRDIRAGALKINKEKITNEELKLSKGEYIVQIGKRRFAKVIIS, via the coding sequence GTGAAAATAAAGCAAGCAATGCAAGAGTTAAAGCGAGGTTGCGTGGAATTTATAGGAGAGGAATATATCCGCGATTTGGTGGAGAGGTTTTATAATACAGGAGAGCGTTTTTGCGTTAAGGCAGGATTTGATCCTACTGCACCTGATTTACATTTAGGACACACAGTGCTTTTGCAAAAGCTTGCTACATTTCAACGATATGGTGGCAATGTAAAATTTCTTATTGGTGATTTTACTGCTACTATCGGAGACCCAAGCGGAAAAAGTGAAACAAGAAAACCCTTAAGTAGGGAGCAAGTGGAGGCAAATGCTCTTACTTACAAAGAGCAAGTATTTAAAGTGCTTGACCCTCAATATACGCAGATATGCTTTAATTCTAAATGGCTTAATGAATTAGGTGCGCTTGGGCTTATTACACTCACTTCGCATTTTTCTGTGGCTAGAATGCTAGAACGTGATGATTTTACTAAACGTTATAGTAATAATCAATCCATTTCCATAGTGGAATTTATATATCCACTTTTGCAAGGTTATGATTCTGTTGCTTTAAATTGTGATATTGAATTAGGTGGCAATGATCAAAAGTTTAATCTTTTAGTTGGGCGAAGTTTGCAGAGGGCTTACAAACTCAATAAGGAGCAATCAGTGATGACAATGCCACTTTTAGAAGGGCTTGATGGAGTGCAAAAGATGAGCAAATCACTTAATAATTACATTGGTGTTACAGAATCTGCAAACACAATGTATGCTAAGATTCTAAGCATTAGCGATGAGATGATGTGGCGATATTATGAGTTGCTTTCGTCATTGTCATTACAAGAGATTTTTGCGCTTAAAGAGCAGGTAAATGCGGGGAATGCTCACCCTAAAGTAGTAAAAGAACAACTTGCTTTAGAAATAACTACGCGTTATCATAACATTGATTTAGCAAAACAAGCTAAAATAGCATTTGACAATGTGTTTAGTAAAGATGAAATACCTACGGATTTAGCTGTATTTACTTGCAATGAAGGTGAGTGGATAGCTAAAGTACTTGTAATTGCGAGGCTCTGCGAATCTACTTCGCAGGCACGGAGGGATATTCGTGCAGGGGCATTGAAAATTAACAAAGAAAAGATAACGAATGAAGAGCTGAAGTTATCAAAGGGTGAATATATTGTTCAAATTGGCAAGAGACGTTTTGCAAAAGTGATTATATCGTAA
- a CDS encoding phosphatidylserine decarboxylase, giving the protein MTTTTQFIAKQGWLGAIVLFVAFVLSVWLDWSVCAFVLFVGLVLWLVMFRNPERIPHIDENNAFVSPVDGIVRDMSYNNDEMHILIETGFIDVGLIRAPCDIVEGQYSEKKGLSLVCCAKDKCKELNATMRFESLKERTFYMEFYPIFFSSHHLFAQNNLSVGDRIGFMKAGMTRIVIPQKKASVEFESKVSIGDKVCALQSVIGYIYEV; this is encoded by the coding sequence ATGACAACGACTACACAATTCATTGCAAAACAGGGTTGGTTGGGTGCAATAGTGTTATTTGTGGCATTTGTATTAAGTGTGTGGCTTGATTGGAGTGTCTGTGCATTTGTGCTGTTTGTGGGACTTGTTTTATGGCTTGTGATGTTTCGTAATCCTGAAAGGATTCCACATATTGATGAGAATAATGCTTTTGTTTCGCCAGTAGATGGTATTGTACGTGATATGAGTTATAACAATGATGAAATGCATATTCTTATTGAGACAGGTTTTATTGATGTGGGTCTTATACGAGCACCTTGTGATATTGTAGAAGGACAATATAGCGAAAAAAAAGGATTGTCGCTAGTGTGCTGTGCCAAAGATAAATGCAAAGAGCTCAATGCCACAATGCGCTTTGAAAGTCTCAAGGAGAGAACATTTTATATGGAGTTTTATCCGATTTTCTTTTCCTCTCACCATCTATTTGCACAGAATAATTTAAGTGTCGGGGATCGTATAGGTTTTATGAAAGCAGGTATGACACGTATTGTTATTCCACAAAAGAAAGCTTCTGTGGAATTTGAATCAAAAGTGAGTATCGGTGATAAGGTATGTGCGCTCCAAAGTGTAATAGGATATATTTATGAAGTTTAA
- a CDS encoding RelA/SpoT family protein, with protein sequence MDFFTQLAQINSVESALAKLHSLAQVTPKVQKAIDVATLAHEGQLRKSGIPYVVHPLCVACIVAFYGGDETMLCAALLHDVVEDTLYSLEDVQREFDWDVGHLVDALTKIVEIRNEELSNNFNEKLAASALSFRKMLLASIKDIRALVIKISDRMHNMLTLDALPPHKQKRIAEETLMVYAPIAHRLGIASLKSELEDRSFFYIFPQDYKKIEQYIKDNSQSITLKLNEFTQKVSMILLQNGFNEKDFTIKSRVKRYYSIFLKMQRKGVGIDEILDLLAVRIIVPTSLECYKVLGLLHLQLKPVVSRLKDYIAIPKENGYQTIHTTIFEGANIYEVQIRTFDMHKSAQYGVAAHWKYKSGGREPNLEWLNNLQYQNDTIEEFYELAKNDLYKEDMVVFSPTGDIYNLPVGAVALDFAYAVHSDIGDNAKAALVNHQKVSLLQPLKNGDIVRIIVVADGENVRPRCTWIDAVKTSRAKNHMRIQCQNKLREIDKKTALSILKTIFDSSQDTILAYLKQNRLDSHIYRAVYDLVFLKEVKNSIRGNFAREANFLGKIKINMLKFKTLTFDNIVLQTNRNINEAIFDFCCHPKFGDEILAIKTAQKAYIHHKMCERAISEMEQGSEMLFVQWANEQKDTYKMIVALENKKGALAHLCGLCAKLDCNILSVEYDTLKRQFSTYCEICFESKTRDIKTLREILSKKYKIIELSSLKDAYLS encoded by the coding sequence TTGGATTTTTTTACCCAACTCGCCCAAATTAATTCCGTAGAATCTGCCCTTGCCAAGCTTCATTCGCTTGCACAAGTTACGCCTAAGGTGCAAAAAGCCATTGATGTAGCAACTCTTGCACACGAAGGGCAGCTTCGTAAAAGTGGGATTCCCTATGTGGTTCATCCCTTATGTGTAGCGTGTATAGTGGCATTTTATGGTGGCGATGAGACGATGTTATGTGCTGCACTTTTGCACGATGTGGTAGAGGATACATTGTACTCACTTGAAGATGTGCAACGCGAGTTTGATTGGGACGTAGGACATTTAGTTGATGCGCTTACAAAGATTGTGGAGATTCGTAACGAAGAATTAAGTAATAATTTTAATGAGAAACTTGCGGCTTCTGCATTAAGCTTTCGTAAAATGCTTCTTGCTTCAATCAAAGATATTCGTGCGCTTGTGATTAAAATAAGCGATAGAATGCACAATATGCTTACCCTTGATGCACTGCCACCGCATAAGCAAAAACGTATTGCAGAAGAAACACTTATGGTATATGCGCCTATCGCTCATCGTTTGGGTATCGCATCGCTTAAAAGTGAGTTAGAAGATAGGAGTTTTTTTTATATTTTTCCTCAAGATTACAAAAAGATTGAACAATATATCAAAGATAATAGCCAGTCTATCACGCTCAAGCTCAATGAATTTACTCAAAAAGTTTCTATGATTTTGTTACAAAATGGTTTCAATGAAAAGGATTTTACTATCAAAAGTCGTGTAAAACGTTATTACTCCATATTTCTTAAAATGCAGCGCAAAGGTGTGGGCATTGATGAAATTTTGGATTTATTGGCTGTGCGCATTATTGTGCCAACAAGCCTTGAATGCTATAAGGTGCTTGGACTTTTACATTTGCAGCTAAAGCCTGTTGTTTCGCGTCTTAAAGATTATATTGCGATTCCTAAGGAAAATGGTTATCAAACCATACACACAACTATTTTTGAAGGAGCAAATATTTATGAAGTGCAAATTCGCACCTTTGATATGCACAAATCTGCTCAATATGGCGTAGCAGCACATTGGAAATATAAAAGTGGCGGGAGAGAACCAAACCTTGAATGGCTCAATAATTTACAATATCAAAATGATACCATTGAGGAATTTTATGAGCTTGCAAAAAATGATTTATACAAAGAAGATATGGTTGTGTTTTCACCTACTGGAGATATTTATAATCTTCCTGTGGGTGCAGTAGCACTTGATTTTGCTTATGCAGTGCATAGTGATATAGGTGATAATGCTAAAGCAGCTTTAGTCAATCATCAAAAAGTCTCTTTGCTTCAACCGCTTAAAAATGGCGATATTGTGCGCATTATTGTTGTTGCAGATGGCGAGAATGTCCGTCCTCGTTGCACTTGGATTGATGCAGTCAAAACCTCAAGAGCCAAAAATCATATGAGAATCCAATGTCAAAATAAGCTTAGAGAGATTGATAAAAAAACAGCACTTAGTATTTTAAAAACGATTTTTGATAGTTCCCAAGACACAATTTTGGCTTATTTGAAACAAAATAGACTAGATTCTCATATTTATCGGGCTGTATATGATTTGGTATTTTTAAAAGAGGTAAAAAATAGTATTAGAGGCAATTTTGCACGAGAGGCAAACTTTTTGGGGAAAATTAAAATTAATATGTTGAAATTTAAAACTCTTACTTTTGATAATATTGTTTTGCAAACTAATCGCAATATTAATGAGGCAATATTTGATTTTTGCTGCCACCCTAAATTTGGTGATGAGATTCTTGCTATTAAAACCGCGCAAAAAGCCTATATTCATCATAAAATGTGTGAAAGGGCAATTAGTGAAATGGAACAGGGAAGTGAGATGCTTTTTGTGCAATGGGCAAATGAGCAAAAAGATACTTATAAAATGATTGTTGCACTTGAAAACAAAAAAGGGGCATTGGCGCACTTATGTGGGTTATGTGCCAAACTTGATTGTAATATTTTGAGTGTAGAATATGATACATTGAAGCGGCAGTTTTCAACTTATTGTGAGATTTGTTTTGAAAGCAAAACGCGTGATATTAAAACATTAAGAGAAATATTGAGCAAAAAGTATAAAATTATTGAATTAAGTAGCCTTAAAGATGCGTATTTAAGCTAG
- a CDS encoding 50S ribosomal protein L11 methyltransferase — protein MQGLDKQTYWEIIIHPNDFLEQFADFITHKTFCAIEFFDILPTLSPFAIIYDDSSWQSALDFDIFKAKKSTQPTQIVSRIASNEMDIQDFLESLHNFALVLAQNTQTYVGFCYHIEEKFNDDWIKTYQDSIEPVQCGRFYIRPSWAQELKKSQESYDEIIINPAFAFGSGHHASTTMCLELLSEMNIRGKTLLDVGCGSGILSIASCKLGAQVYACDTDENAIRECNKNILLNKVILNALWQGSVADSPMNLLQKYDVIVANIVAFVVKVLHNDFRAKLAKNGVLILSGILDEYKFDIIKAFDDFKMLDTRCKDGWVALKLTL, from the coding sequence ATGCAAGGGTTGGATAAGCAAACATATTGGGAAATTATTATCCATCCAAATGATTTTTTAGAGCAATTTGCTGATTTTATTACCCACAAGACTTTTTGTGCGATTGAATTTTTTGATATACTTCCTACACTATCTCCTTTTGCTATTATTTATGATGATTCATCTTGGCAAAGTGCTTTAGATTTTGATATTTTTAAAGCCAAAAAAAGCACACAACCTACGCAAATTGTTAGTCGGATTGCGTCAAATGAAATGGATATACAAGATTTTTTAGAATCTTTACACAATTTTGCTTTGGTGCTTGCTCAAAATACGCAAACTTATGTAGGTTTTTGTTATCATATTGAAGAAAAGTTTAATGATGATTGGATAAAGACATATCAAGATTCTATTGAACCAGTGCAATGCGGGAGATTCTATATCCGCCCCTCTTGGGCACAAGAATTAAAGAAATCTCAAGAATCTTATGATGAAATTATTATTAATCCTGCATTTGCATTTGGTTCAGGGCATCACGCAAGCACCACAATGTGTTTAGAACTTTTAAGCGAAATGAATATACGGGGCAAAACACTTCTTGATGTGGGGTGTGGCAGTGGTATTTTGAGCATAGCTTCTTGCAAACTTGGCGCGCAAGTGTATGCTTGTGATACTGATGAAAATGCTATAAGAGAATGTAATAAAAATATTTTACTCAATAAAGTTATACTTAATGCACTTTGGCAGGGGAGTGTGGCTGATTCTCCTATGAATTTACTACAAAAGTATGATGTGATTGTGGCTAACATTGTTGCTTTTGTTGTGAAAGTTTTACACAATGATTTTAGGGCAAAACTCGCAAAAAATGGAGTTTTAATTCTTTCTGGGATACTTGATGAATATAAATTTGATATAATAAAAGCATTTGATGATTTTAAGATGCTAGATACTCGTTGTAAAGATGGGTGGGTAGCTTTGAAATTGACTTTGTAA
- a CDS encoding nitronate monooxygenase, which yields MGLKPLKIGKHTIKYPIFQGGMGVGISWDRLAGNVSKEGALGIISAVGTGYYQKMQFVEKITQSKPFEAINFYSKHALNEIFKNARKICGNNPLGANILYAINEYGRVVRDACEAGANIIVTGAGLPTNMPEFTKNFPDVALVPIVSSAKALKIICKRWMDRYARIPDAVIVEGPLSGGHQGFSYEDCFKQEYQLENVLPQVVDEVEKWGNIPVIAAGGIWDRNDIDRMLSLGASGVQMGTRWLGSEECDAVAYRDLMPSVSKEDIELVKSPVGYPARAVKTGIFDRIAQGNAPKIRCISNCVSPCHRGVEAKKVGYCIADSLGRGFMGDREQGLYFTGANGYRIQKIQPVREIIAELVQD from the coding sequence ATGGGATTAAAACCGCTTAAAATAGGTAAGCACACGATAAAATATCCAATTTTTCAAGGGGGTATGGGTGTGGGTATCAGCTGGGATAGACTTGCTGGTAATGTTTCTAAAGAGGGTGCGCTTGGTATTATTAGTGCAGTAGGCACAGGGTATTACCAAAAAATGCAATTTGTTGAGAAAATTACTCAATCTAAACCTTTTGAAGCTATTAATTTTTATTCAAAGCACGCACTCAATGAGATTTTTAAAAATGCACGTAAAATATGTGGGAATAATCCGCTTGGAGCAAATATTCTTTATGCGATTAATGAATATGGGCGAGTAGTGCGTGATGCGTGTGAAGCTGGAGCAAATATTATTGTAACAGGCGCTGGATTACCCACTAATATGCCTGAATTTACAAAAAATTTTCCTGATGTAGCACTTGTGCCCATTGTATCTTCAGCTAAAGCATTGAAAATTATTTGCAAACGTTGGATGGATAGATATGCAAGAATCCCAGATGCAGTAATAGTAGAAGGACCGCTTAGCGGCGGACATCAGGGCTTTAGTTATGAGGATTGCTTTAAGCAGGAATATCAGCTTGAGAATGTTCTTCCTCAAGTAGTTGATGAGGTAGAAAAATGGGGCAATATCCCTGTCATAGCTGCTGGAGGTATTTGGGATAGAAATGATATTGATAGAATGCTTTCTTTGGGTGCAAGCGGAGTGCAAATGGGAACAAGATGGCTTGGCTCTGAAGAATGCGATGCAGTAGCCTATCGTGATTTAATGCCTTCTGTGTCTAAAGAAGATATTGAGCTTGTTAAATCTCCTGTGGGCTATCCTGCTCGTGCAGTTAAAACGGGAATTTTTGATAGAATCGCACAAGGTAATGCGCCAAAGATTCGTTGTATAAGCAATTGTGTTTCACCTTGTCATAGAGGGGTAGAGGCAAAAAAAGTAGGGTATTGCATCGCAGATTCTTTAGGGCGTGGATTTATGGGCGATAGGGAGCAGGGATTATATTTTACAGGAGCAAATGGGTATAGAATCCAAAAAATTCAACCCGTAAGAGAAATCATTGCCGAATTAGTCCAAGATTAG
- the hisA gene encoding 1-(5-phosphoribosyl)-5-[(5-phosphoribosylamino)methylideneamino]imidazole-4-carboxamide isomerase, translated as MALDIYPAIDLKEGRAVRLFKGDMQSATIYGEALEFAKMFEDMGAKWLHIVDLDGAFAGIPQNLKCIEEILRTTHLQIQIGGGIRDEERIKLYVDMGVSRIILGSIATKNWEFVKTMARSYPVAVGIDARNGKVATQGWAKESDMYSGALAEKFVGSAVQAIICTDINRDGALSGINISFTQDIASRSGIYTIASGGFASSGELKILDENPYISGVIIGKAFYEGKINLKEAFALFEK; from the coding sequence ATGGCACTTGATATTTATCCTGCGATTGATTTAAAAGAAGGTAGGGCAGTAAGGCTTTTTAAGGGTGATATGCAGAGTGCTACGATTTATGGTGAGGCATTGGAGTTTGCCAAGATGTTTGAAGATATGGGCGCGAAATGGTTGCATATTGTTGATTTAGATGGTGCGTTTGCGGGTATTCCACAGAATCTAAAATGTATTGAGGAGATTTTGCGCACGACACATTTGCAAATACAAATTGGTGGGGGCATACGCGATGAGGAGCGTATCAAACTTTATGTAGATATGGGAGTGAGTAGAATCATACTTGGCTCCATTGCGACAAAAAATTGGGAATTTGTCAAAACAATGGCGCGCTCTTACCCTGTGGCGGTAGGTATTGATGCACGAAATGGTAAGGTTGCTACACAAGGCTGGGCTAAAGAGAGTGATATGTATTCAGGCGCATTAGCTGAAAAATTTGTAGGCAGTGCTGTGCAGGCTATTATATGCACAGATATTAATCGTGATGGTGCATTAAGCGGTATTAATATATCTTTTACGCAAGATATTGCAAGTCGTAGTGGTATTTATACGATTGCAAGTGGTGGCTTTGCTTCATCAGGTGAGCTTAAAATTTTAGATGAGAATCCTTACATTAGCGGTGTAATCATAGGAAAAGCATTTTATGAGGGAAAGATAAATCTTAAAGAGGCATTCGCATTGTTTGAAAAATAG
- the ftsH gene encoding ATP-dependent zinc metalloprotease FtsH, which produces MENPNEKKPPFKQNPFLTFAIFVILTLLLFKLFSPNGDSFTERLMGGNITKEISYNELKELITRGEISSVNIGQTYIKAYSANTSPRILYTTKKVADLGLVPLLDEKKIEYSGFSEGSFLGDLVNMLLPIFIILALWMFLTARMQKSMGGGIFGMGNAKKLVNAEKPNVRFDDMAGNAEAKEEVVEIVDFLKYPERYAAVGAKIPRGVLLVGPPGTGKTLLAKAVAGEANVPFFSMSGSSFIEMFVGLGASRVRDLFEMAKKDAPSIIFIDEIDAIGKSRAAGSMVGGNDEREQTLNQLLAEMDGFGSESAPVIVLAATNRPEILDPALLRPGRFDRQVLVDKPDFEGRLEILKVHIKNVSLARDVDLHEIAKFTAGLAGADLANIINEAALLAGRENQKEVSQKHLKEAVERGIAGLEKKSRRISPKEKKIVAYHESGHAVVSEMTKGADRVNKVSIIPRGMAALGYTLHTPEENRYLMQKHELMAEVDVLLGGRAAEEVFLGEISTGASNDLERATGILKSMISYYGMTDVSGLMVLEKQRNTFLGGGNTQREFSEQLAQEIDSHIKNTLDKRYSYVKNLLSDYKDAIENMVKELFEKEVIDGARVREIIQEYETQNNMQSRLIPLEEEEV; this is translated from the coding sequence ATGGAAAATCCTAATGAAAAAAAGCCACCTTTTAAGCAAAATCCTTTTCTTACTTTTGCTATTTTTGTGATTCTTACATTGCTTTTGTTTAAGCTATTTTCACCTAATGGCGATTCATTTACTGAACGTTTGATGGGGGGGAATATTACAAAAGAAATTAGTTACAATGAATTAAAAGAGCTTATTACTCGGGGTGAAATTAGTTCGGTAAATATTGGACAGACTTATATTAAAGCATATTCTGCCAATACTTCGCCGCGGATTCTCTATACTACAAAAAAAGTGGCAGATTTGGGGCTCGTGCCTTTACTTGATGAGAAAAAGATTGAATATAGTGGTTTTAGCGAGGGTAGTTTTTTGGGAGATTTGGTCAATATGCTCTTGCCTATTTTTATTATTCTTGCACTTTGGATGTTTCTTACTGCGCGTATGCAGAAAAGTATGGGTGGAGGTATTTTTGGTATGGGAAATGCCAAAAAGCTTGTGAATGCAGAAAAGCCTAATGTGCGTTTTGATGATATGGCTGGAAACGCTGAAGCAAAGGAAGAAGTCGTAGAAATTGTAGATTTTCTTAAATATCCTGAACGTTATGCTGCTGTGGGAGCGAAGATTCCACGCGGTGTGCTTTTAGTTGGACCTCCGGGCACAGGTAAGACACTTCTTGCAAAGGCTGTGGCGGGTGAAGCAAATGTGCCGTTTTTTTCTATGAGTGGAAGTAGTTTTATTGAAATGTTTGTAGGGCTTGGGGCTAGTCGTGTAAGAGATTTATTTGAAATGGCAAAAAAAGATGCGCCAAGCATTATTTTTATTGATGAAATTGATGCCATTGGGAAGTCTCGTGCGGCTGGAAGTATGGTAGGTGGTAATGATGAAAGGGAGCAAACGCTTAATCAGTTACTTGCAGAAATGGACGGATTTGGTTCAGAATCTGCGCCTGTAATTGTGCTTGCTGCAACAAATCGTCCTGAAATACTTGACCCTGCATTATTGCGTCCGGGACGATTTGACAGGCAAGTGCTTGTAGATAAGCCTGATTTTGAAGGGCGTTTAGAGATTCTTAAAGTGCATATTAAAAATGTTTCTTTAGCGCGTGATGTGGATTTGCACGAGATTGCAAAATTCACAGCCGGACTTGCTGGAGCAGATTTAGCAAATATCATTAATGAAGCTGCCTTACTTGCTGGGAGAGAGAATCAAAAAGAAGTAAGTCAAAAGCATCTTAAAGAGGCAGTAGAGCGAGGAATTGCAGGATTAGAAAAAAAATCACGGCGTATTTCTCCTAAAGAGAAAAAAATTGTTGCTTACCACGAGAGTGGGCACGCTGTTGTTTCAGAGATGACAAAAGGTGCTGATAGGGTAAATAAAGTATCAATTATTCCGCGAGGTATGGCAGCTCTTGGTTATACACTTCATACACCTGAAGAAAATCGCTACCTGATGCAAAAACACGAGCTTATGGCAGAGGTTGATGTGCTTTTGGGTGGGCGCGCAGCTGAAGAAGTATTTTTGGGTGAGATTTCCACAGGTGCAAGCAATGATTTAGAACGTGCTACTGGGATTCTTAAATCAATGATTAGCTATTATGGTATGACAGATGTAAGCGGACTTATGGTGCTTGAAAAACAACGCAATACTTTTCTTGGTGGTGGCAATACACAAAGGGAATTTAGTGAGCAGCTTGCTCAAGAAATTGATAGTCATATCAAAAATACACTTGATAAGCGATATAGTTATGTTAAGAATCTTTTGAGTGATTATAAAGATGCGATTGAAAATATGGTCAAAGAGCTTTTTGAAAAAGAAGTCATTGATGGCGCACGCGTGAGAGAGATTATTCAAGAATATGAAACGCAAAATAATATGCAATCTCGTCTTATTCCACTTGAGGAAGAGGAAGTCTAA
- a CDS encoding N-acetylmuramoyl-L-alanine amidase family protein — protein MLRILAILFLTMVCMWGEHRIVKMVPFGDGNLKIVFAQDIAQLQWQVKELQDNKSFVDFEANLTLPRRNFIFKDNSTLQVAQNTPKIVRIVINIQPKSTFDIIKEKENLYIMIKPVQQEEKKPTPKPIPLDSKNTQNPPQATENKISQDTQMPKATNKNHKTNAAKKIVIDAGHGGKDCGTKSVEGICEKVIVLEVVKLLAPELRNRGYVVYMTRNTDIYIDLRKRTEFANAKNADLFVSVHANSMPKGSPKTPSGVETYFLSPARSERAEQVAKAENQGDIETMSHFATKSFLNTISAFHLVASHKLAIEIQSSILNQVREKYNTHDGAVREGPFWVLAGALMPSVLIEIGYASHKDEGKLIAKKDYQKLIAKGIADGIDGYFLRNY, from the coding sequence ATGTTGCGGATTTTAGCAATTTTATTCCTTACAATGGTGTGTATGTGGGGAGAGCATCGTATAGTAAAAATGGTGCCTTTTGGTGATGGGAATCTTAAAATTGTTTTTGCTCAAGATATTGCACAACTTCAGTGGCAGGTTAAAGAACTTCAGGACAATAAGAGTTTTGTGGATTTTGAAGCAAATCTTACTCTTCCTCGTCGTAATTTTATTTTTAAAGATAATTCCACATTGCAAGTAGCACAAAATACACCAAAAATTGTGCGTATTGTGATAAATATACAGCCCAAATCGACTTTTGATATTATCAAAGAAAAAGAGAATCTCTATATAATGATAAAACCTGTCCAACAAGAAGAGAAAAAGCCTACACCAAAACCAATACCGTTGGATTCTAAAAATACTCAAAACCCTCCCCAAGCAACAGAAAATAAAATATCTCAAGATACGCAGATGCCAAAAGCCACAAATAAGAATCATAAAACAAATGCAGCAAAAAAGATTGTTATTGATGCTGGGCACGGGGGAAAGGATTGTGGCACAAAAAGCGTAGAGGGTATATGCGAGAAAGTAATTGTGCTTGAAGTAGTAAAACTCCTTGCTCCAGAACTTAGAAATCGTGGCTATGTGGTGTATATGACGCGCAATACTGATATATATATTGATTTGCGCAAACGCACAGAATTTGCTAATGCTAAAAATGCAGATTTATTTGTTTCTGTGCATGCAAACTCAATGCCCAAAGGCTCTCCTAAAACACCAAGTGGGGTAGAGACTTATTTTCTTTCACCTGCACGGAGTGAGCGTGCTGAACAAGTGGCAAAAGCGGAAAACCAAGGTGATATTGAAACAATGAGCCATTTTGCAACAAAATCTTTTTTAAACACCATCAGTGCCTTTCATCTAGTTGCTTCACATAAACTTGCCATTGAGATTCAATCTAGCATACTTAATCAAGTAAGAGAGAAATACAATACACACGATGGGGCAGTAAGAGAAGGTCCATTTTGGGTTTTAGCTGGAGCACTTATGCCTTCTGTATTAATAGAGATTGGTTATGCTTCACATAAAGACGAGGGTAAATTAATTGCCAAAAAAGACTACCAAAAGCTTATTGCTAAAGGCATAGCTGATGGTATAGATGGATATTTTTTAAGAAATTATTAG
- a CDS encoding chemotaxis response regulator CheY encodes MKLLVVDDSSTMRRIIKNTLQRLGYEDILEAEHGVEAWQIMDTTEGIQVLITDWNMPEMNGLDLVKKVRSDERYTSIPIIMVTTEGGKAEVITALKAGVNNYIVKPFTPQVLKEKLEVVLGVNED; translated from the coding sequence TTGAAACTGCTAGTTGTTGATGATAGCTCCACAATGAGAAGAATTATAAAGAATACCCTCCAGCGCTTAGGATATGAGGATATTTTAGAAGCCGAACATGGTGTAGAAGCTTGGCAGATTATGGATACCACTGAGGGCATACAAGTGCTTATTACAGATTGGAATATGCCCGAAATGAATGGTTTAGATTTGGTTAAAAAAGTGCGCTCTGATGAGCGATACACATCTATTCCTATCATAATGGTTACTACTGAAGGCGGTAAAGCGGAGGTTATTACAGCACTTAAAGCAGGAGTGAATAACTATATTGTAAAACCTTTTACACCTCAAGTGCTTAAAGAAAAATTAGAAGTTGTATTAGGTGTAAATGAGGATTAA